AATTAGGGCAAATTGCAAATGCAGTTAACAATCGCAACCAAGGAAATTTACCTAGCAAGACTGAGTGAACCCAAGGGAGCATGTGAAGGTTATAACCCTCCGTAGTGGTAAGGAAGTAGGTGAGTTGCCTGTAGTTGAATGTGAGAGAGAATGTGAAAGAAGAGAGAACAAGCAGTTGAGTGAGTTAGGAGAGGACGGCCAGCAAatcaaagggaaagaaaagatggAGGAAAATGAACCACAAATGGGAGATACAACACCAATTCGTCCACCGGTGCCATTCCCTCAAAGATTAAAGGCTTCGAGAAATGATAAAGAATTTGAGAAGTTTGTTAACATTTTCAAACAATTACATATTAATATACCTTTTGTTgatgctattttgcagattccttCATACACAAAGTTTCTCAATGAGATAATGACTAAGAAAAGGAAGTTAGTAGATAGTGAGACAATTGCATTAACGGAAGAATGTAGTGCCATCATACAAAATAAATTGCCACCAAAGTTGAAAGATTCAGGGAGTTTCACAgtttcttgcactattggtAATGTAGAATTTTTTAAAGCACTTTGTGACCTTGGTGCAAGTGTTTCATTGATTCCTTTAACTGTGACTAGGCAATTGGGGTTGAAAGAGTTAAAGCGTACTAACATTTCCTTGCAATTGGCTGATAGGTCTATTAGACATCCAATGGGCATATTAGAGAATGTGCTCAttaaagtgcagaaattcattattcctgttgattttgttgttttagacaTGGAGGAAGATGTAAATATACCTATTATACTTGGTAGGCCATTTCTGGCCACCGCAGGTACAATAATAGATGTTAAACGTGGTAAGTTCAAGTTCCAAATAGGTGAAAATGAAGTGGAGTTTGATTTGAGTAAAATGGAGAAGTATCCCTCTTTTACTGACCATATTTATTCTGTTGACATATGTGATGAATTGGCATTAGAGATGAGTCAAGTTAATTTTGATGATGATTCTCTTGAACTTTGTCTTAATGGTGTATGTTTACAAGAGGAGCAAGTTGCAGAAATGACTGAATTTTTGCAGGCACAGGTTCCTTATAAAAGGAGAAATGCATATGAGGAGTTATAACTGAGCAAAGGGCTACCTCCACCATCGTGTGAGCAAGCTCCACAGCTTGAGCTTAAGCCACTGCCTAAACACCCCAAATATGCGTTTCTTGGAGAAAAAGAGACATTGCCGGTAATTGTCAATGCAGCACTAGATGAGGAACAACTAGACAAGCTCTTACATGTTCTGAGGAAACATTTAAAGGCTATAAGATGGACGATTTCTGATATCAAAGGAATTAGTCCAACTATTTGTATGCACAGaattttgttggaagaaaactctaaACCGGTGGTTGAGACTCAAAGAAGGTTAAATCCAAATATGAAAGAAGTGGTAAGAGTAGAAATCCTTAAATGGTTGGACGCAggtataatttttctaatttctgaTAATGTTTGGATTTCTCCTATTCATGTAGTGCCAAAGAAAGGGGGGAATAACCATAGTacatggtaaaaatgatgaaatgattcCCTCTAGAGTTGTGGTTGGGTGGCGAGTCTGTATTGATTATAGAAAACTGAATGCAGCCACTAGAAAGGATCACTTCTCTCtaccttttcttgatcaaatggTAGAAAGATTGACCGGTtatgaattttattatttcttggatgatttttcaggaTACAATCAAATAGTAATTGCACCGGAAGATCAAAAGAAAACCACATTTGTGAGAACCTCGAAAATATGCCTACAGATATATATACGTATAAAAATAAAGGTGTACTTATGTATTGCCTTTGCATCTTGGACTTGTAAGAAATCCTACTCCTAACCTTATTCGTTCTTAAACAAGCAAGggaaaagtatatatatatatataaatacataatataaaatatatgaATTGCACCTGCATTTTTAAACTGTTAATAAACTTCATAtttctctttatttgattttaattAAGTACGTAAAAGTAGTTTTATGCTACAAACAGcttaattgtgcaaaatattaaaattatttgATCCTTGCCATTATAAACTAATACTTTTTGGCGTAAATTATTTTAATGCCTTGAAGATAATTCTTTGAGTTCCGATAGCCAAGTCTAAGCGTTAATAATATTAAGTGTTAGCGGAAATCCTTTACAATTACATCCAGAACATTAAAATCTCGATAATTGAACCTTTGCAAGAATAAAATACTGGTAGGCtaacaaatttcatttgaagtaaaaatgttggaattagCTTATAaatgagaaccctgaaaatatatacaaatatcatttcGTATTTCACTTGCATTTTTAATTCATTAGTAATTTTAGCATTACTTTCACTTGTTTGCAGATAAGTACTTAAAAACACTTTTCATGTGGGAActaatataatttttctaagttatgaaatttcttggttttgcttaaatatattaatacatttggaATTAGAATAATTTTATCGCCTTAACATAAAACGTTAGAACACTTAGTCTCCATTACGCTAAATCAACGTTACTTGAGCCGATTAATCTTACTACCTTAAAATAAAGTATTTAAAGTCCAATAATAGATTTTAATTAGTGAATAACGTTAAAACTATAAAGCCGACAAATTTTAGACAAGAAATAATACAAGTATACCAACTACTCGAGGGACGTAAATTTTTCGATAATAGAAGCCTTGCAAGATTAGTACATCATTAGGAATTTAATTTACGTTCGGAATAATTTTTGGAGTTAAATTGGAATTGGGGTCTTAAGTGGTCATTAGGAGGGCAATATGAAATGTCTAAACTACCCTCCCAATCTCACCAAAACCACCATGCAAACCCAACAAATTCCGGACAACCTGATTTTCTCACCTCCCTATTCGGCCAATCCCATATTCACCAACTCTACACTCAAGCTCATTCCTACACTCCAACTTCCTTAACCTCGCACCACTCCACCCTCTTCATAGCTTCATTCCCTTCTCTTCACATCACCACAACCCTTCACCTCGTAAACATCGACCggaagtgagagagagagagagagctccatTCCCTTCCTGATCAGAAGCTGGAACAAGGAAGGAATCGCGAGCTGCAACCATTCTGTTTCTGTCCGTGAGCTAAAGGGGAGAAAGGAGAGGGACACTACGTGAGCTTCATTCCTGACTGTACCCTCAACCAGCTGCAAACCATTCTCTAACCGCCACACCATCGCAACTGCAACATCAACAGGACAACCATTCAGCCGCAAGCAAGCCGAGAggaagagagatagaatttctGTTCGGTCACGCGTACAAGCTTTCAGCAGAGGTAGATTCTGATTTTAGAGTAGCTTATTAGAGGTAGATGGTAGTGTTTAAGAACTTGCATGTGGGATTTGTGCATTcgaatgataaaattaaaacatgagaaatctgattttgggAGAAAATGATGTTGCCGAGAAACAGAGATGGAGATGCAGATTTAATTTTGTTTCCCCGTGACAATCTGGGCTTAACTATGTGATTAACCAACCAAAAACAAGAGGTTTAAGCTAGATATAGCCGTGCATGTTGAGTTTGGACAGCCGGATGAGTGGGTTAGGAAAGAAAATCTGATATGCGTAAGAATTTGTTTCTGCCGAgagcttgagctggaaattttggtttttaatTTGTTGGGTGTGATGATTTGAGCTTAATCTTGGATCAACCTGATAGATAAGTTCCTTACTTAGTGTTGCATGTGAACTTTATGGCTAGGAATTtcggttgcatggctggaaaacttattagaaaatttctgggctGCTGAACTAATTTTTCCAGATTAGCCgttgaagttgttttggaaattgcttgggtattttagcatgaaatgTGCTGGAACGTGTTTGACTTCCACTTGGTTAGGTGTTTgactaattaaaattaaatgattaagcCTTGCATGAAGTGTTTTGGTCCGGCTAAgctagaaacaaaaataaacaagaaaatctgCTGCATGCAAGATTATCCAAGAAGAGCCGAATGAATTCCTggatttttgggatgtttgTAGTTGTTAATTGAATCTGATTTCGACCGAGAGATGTTAATTACCTAGCTAAGTGTTTGCATGTTGAATTTGAGTAACGAATACCCTGctttggccaaggaaaagttGGAGTTAAGAACatacaattgctggaaatttctttgTGAACTGCCGTGAatttgaacctggaaattttgaagattaTAACAGTTGTTTAAATTCAACtcttgaactggaaatgttcatTGTTTAGCTAAGAAATTGTATGATGAAGTTGAGAGGTTAATAGAGTAATGCAGTTTCTAATCTGTCCAATTCTGATGATCCGAGGTTGAGGTCATGATTATTTAAATAAAAAGTGAATGATTAAGTAGATTAAGGTGTTGCATGTGGAAGCTAGATTCGGATGATGATGTTAAGGCtcaagaaaattctgttttgataaGGAAATGGTTGGCCGAAAACTGATTTAAGAATTGCATGATGTAATCTGCTTTGTTGTGATGATAAGCAACCGAGATTATGATTAGTTAACTGAAACTTGGATGATTTATACAATTAAGGCCTTGCATGTGGAGTTATGTGATTGGATGATGGAATCAGGA
This portion of the Coffea arabica cultivar ET-39 chromosome 2e, Coffea Arabica ET-39 HiFi, whole genome shotgun sequence genome encodes:
- the LOC113729000 gene encoding uncharacterized protein: MEENEPQMGDTTPIRPPVPFPQRLKASRNDKEFEKFVNIFKQLHINIPFVDAILQIPSYTKFLNEIMTKKRKLVDSETIALTEECSAIIQNKLPPKLKDSGSFTVSCTIGNVEFFKALCDLGASVSLIPLTVTRQLGLKELKRTNISLQLADRSIRHPMGILENVLIKVQKFIIPVDFVVLDMEEDVNIPIILGRPFLATAGTIIDVKRGKFKFQIGENEVEFDLSKMEKYPSFTDHIYSVDICDELALEMSQVNFDDDSLELCLNGVCLQEEQVAEMTEFLQAQVPYKRRNAYEEL